In Pseudomonas glycinae, the DNA window TAAACAGGTGCGGTTGGAGATTGAAGGCGAGAAGACTCAGGTCGATCGCGATGTACTCGAAAAACTCGAAGCACCTCTGACGCACCTGCTGCGCAATGCAGTCGATCACGGCATCGAAACTCCGGAAGAGCGCCTGCTCAAAGGCAAGTCCGAAGAGGGCCTGATCCGTCTGCGCGCCTCGCATCAGGCCGGTCTGCTGGTGTTGGAACTGAGCGACGACGGCAATGGTGTGGATCTGGAAAAGGTCCGCCGCAGCATCGTCGAACGTCAGTTGTCGCCCGCGGAAACCGCCGCCCAGTTGAGTGAAGAGGAACTGCTGACCTTCCTGTTTCTGCCGGGTTTCAGCCTGCGCGACAAGGTCACCGAAGTGTCGGGTCGTGGCGTCGGTCTCGATGCTGTTCAGCACATGGTCCGCCAGTTGCGCGGTGCGGTGGTGCTGGAGCAGACGGCGGGCGAGGGCAGTCGTTTCTATCTCGAAGTGCCGCTGACCCTGTCGGTGGTGCGCAGCCTGGTGGTGGAAGTCGGCGACGAGGCCTACGCCTTCCCGCTGGCGCACATCGAGCGCATGTGCGATCTGGCGCCGGAGGACATCGTGCAGGTCGAAGGGCGCCAGCATTTCTGGCACGAAGGCCGGCATGTCGGGCTCGTCGCGGCCAGTCAGTTATTGCAACGTCCGGCCAGCCAGAACAGCGGCGATACCCTGAAAGTCGTGGTGATCCGCGAGCGCGATGCGATCTACGGCGTGGCGGTCGAGCGTTTCATCGGCGAGCGCACGCTGGTGGTGCTGCCGCTGGATGAGCGGCTGGGCAAGGTGCAGGACATTTCCGCCGGGGCCTTGCTCGACGATGGCTCGGTGGTGCTGATCGTCGATGTTGAAGACATGCTGCGTTCGGTGGACAAACTGCTCAATACCGGTCGTCTGGAGCGTATTGCCCGTCACGGTAATCAGGCCGCGGAAGCCGCGCGCAAACGGATTCTGGTGGTCGACGACTCGCTGACCGTGCGCGAACTGCAACGCAAGCTGCTGCTCAATCGCGGCTACGACGTGGCCGTTGCGGTGGACGGCATGGACGGCTGGAACGCCCTGCGCTCCGAGGACTTCGATCTGCTGATCACCGACATTGACATGCCGCGCATGGACGGCATCGAACTGGTCTCGCTGCTGCGCCGCGACAACCGTCTGCAATCGCTGCCGGTGATGGTGGTGTCTTACAAGGATCGCGAGGAAGACCGTCGCCGTGGACTGGACGCCGGCGCCGACTATTATCTGGCCAAGGCCAGTTTTCATGACGACGCCCTGCTCGACGCGGTGGTTGAGCTCATCGGAGGAGCGCGGGCATGAAGATCGCAATCGTCAACGACATGCCCCTGGCGGTGGAGGCCCTGCGCCGGGCGCTGGCCTTCGAGCCTGCGCATCAGGTGATGTGGGTCGCCAGCAACGGCGCCGAAGCGGTGCGCCTGTGCGCCGAAAACACCCCTGACCTGATCCTGATGGATCTGATCATGCCGGTGATGGATGGCGTCGAGGCCACCCGCCGGATCATGGCCGAGAGCCCGTGCGCGATCGTCATCGTCACCGTGGACCGCCAGCAGAATGTGCACCGGGTTTTCGAAGCCATGGGCCACGGCGCGCTGGACGTGGTCGACACCCCGGCCATCGGCGGCGGCAATCCTCAGGAAGCGGCGGCGCCGCTGCTGCGTAAAATCCTTAATATCGGCTGGCTGATCGGCGAGAAAACCGCCCGCTCGCGCCCCGTACCTGCGGCACCGCGCAGTACCGCCTCGCGCCAGCGGCTGGTGGCGATCGGCTCTTCGGCCGGTGGTCCGGCGGCGCTGGAAGTCTTGCTCAAGGGCCTGCCGCGCCACTTTTCGGCGGCCATCGTGCTGGTGCAGCATGTTGATCAGGTGTTCGCCGCTGGCATGGCCGAATGGCTGGCCAGCGCCAGCGGTCTGGATGTGCGTCTGGCCCGCGAAGGCGAACCGCCGCAGGCCGGCGCGGTGTTGCTGGCCGGCACCAACCACCATATTCGCTTGCTCAAGAACGGCACGCTGGCCTACACCGCCGAGCCGGTCAACGAGATCTACCGCCCTTCGATCGACGTATTTTTCGAAAGCGTCGCCAGTTACTGGAACGGTGACGCAGTAGGGGTTTTATTGACAGGGATGGGACGCGACGGGGCTCAAGGGCTTAAGCTCATGCGTCAACAGGGCTATCTGACCATCGCGCAGGATCAGCAAAGCAGTGCGGTGTACGGCATGCCCAAGGCTGCCGCAGCCATCGACGCAGCCGTAGAAATCCGTCCACTGGAAAAGATAGCGCCACGATTGCTGGAGATTTTCCCTAAATGAACACATCCATCCGCAATCCTGGCCCCCGCAGCACTCAGGTGACCGCCCATGAATGACTTACAGATCGATGACATCAAAACCGACGAGAACGCCGCCATGGTGTTGTTGGTGGACGATCAGGCGATGATCGGCGAAGCCGTGCGCCGTGGGCTGTCGAATGAAGAGAACATCGACTTCCACTTCTGCTCCGACCCGCATCTTGCCGTGGCCCATGCGGTGCGGATCAAGCCGACCGTGATCCTGCAGGATCTGGTGATGCCCGGCCTCGACGGCCTGAGCCTGGTGCGCGAATACCGCAATCACCCGGCGACCAAGGACATTCCGATCATCGTCCTGTCGACCAAGGAAGACCCGTTGATCAAGAGCGCGGCGTTCTCCGCCGGGGCCAACGATTACCTGGTGAAACTGCCGGACAACATCGAGCTGGTGGCGCGTATTCGCTATCACTCGCGCTCCTACATGACGTTGCTGCAGCGGGATGCGGCCTACCGCGCGCTGCGGGTCAGCCAGCAGCAATTGCTCGACACCAACCTCGTCCTGCAACGGCTGATGAACTCCGACGGCCTGACCGGGCTGTCCAACCGCCGGCACTTCGACGAATACCTGGAACTGGAATGGCGTCGTTCGTTGCGCGACCAGAGCCAGTTGTCGTTGCTGATGATCGACGTCGATTACTTCAAGTCCTACAACGACACCTTCGGTCACGTCGAAGGTGACGAAGCCTTGCGCAAGGTCGCCACGGCAATCCGCGAGGCCAGCGCCCGGCCGTCCGATCTGCCGGCGCGTTATGGCGGCGAAGAGTTTGCGCTGGTGCTGCCCAACACCTCGCCGGGCGGAGCACGGCTGGTGGCGGAAAAGCTGCGCCAGACGGTCGCGGCGCTGAAGATTCCGCACAATGCCCCGGCCGAAGGATCGAGCCTGACCATCAGCATCGGTCTGGCGACCATGGTGCCGGAGTCGGGCAGCGACTGCCGGTTGCTGATCTCGGCGGCGGATCGCGGCCTGTACCTGGCCAAGAACAACGGGCGCAATCAGGTCGGCATCGAATAGGTACGCGATACCCTTGTGGGAGCGGGCTTGCTCGCGAATGCGGTGGGTCATTCAGCAATGATGTCGACTGATACTCCGCCTTCGCGGGCAAGCCCGCTCCCACAGGGATCTGTGTCAGGCCATGTCAAGTGAATCGCCTCAAGAGCCGCCAGACGGGCTGCCGTGACAGCGTGATTACGTTATACTCGCCGGCTTTCAAAAGTTCGCCAACGAGTGCTGCCCGTCATGGAAATCAACCCGATCCTGAACACCATCAAGGACCTGTCCGAGCGCTCCGAAACTATTCGGGGGTATCTTTGACTACGATCAAAAGCATGAGCGTCTGATCGAAGTCAATCGCGAGCTTGAAGATCCTGCAGTCTGGAACAAACCTGAATACGCTCAGGAACTGGGCCGCGAGCGCGCTGCGCTGGCGCAGATCGTCGACACCCTCGACGAACTGAACGGTGGCCTGGCCGATTGCCGCGAGCTGCTGGACATGGCCGTTGAAGAGAACGACGAGGGCGCGGTCAACGACGTCGTCGAAGTCCTTCAAGGTCTCGAAGAGTCCCTGTCCAAGCTCGAATTCCGCCGTATGTTCAGCCACGAGATGGATCCGAACAACGCCTACCTGGACATCCAGGCCGGTTCCGGCGGCACCGAAGCCCAGGACTGGGCCAACATCCTGCTGCGCATGTACCTGCGCTGGGCCGACAAACGCGGTTTCGACGCGACCATCATGGAGCTGTCGGCCGGTGAAGTCGCCGGGATCAAGGGTGCGACCGTGCACATCAAGGGTGAATACGCCTTTGGCTGGCTGCGTACCGAGATCGGCGTGCACCGTCTGGTGCGCAAGAGCCCGTTCGACTCCGGCAACCGTCGCCACACCTCGTTCTCCGCGGTTTTCGTTTCGCCAGAGATCGATGACAAGGTGGAAATCGAAATCAACCCGGCAGACCTGCGGATCGACACCTATCGTTCCTCCGGTGCCGGTGGTCAGCACGTAAACACCACCGACTCGGCCGTACGTATCACCCACGTACCGACCAACACCGTGGTGAGCTGCCAGAACGAACGTTCCCAGCACGCCAACAAGGACACCGCCATGAAAATGTTGCGGGCCAAGTTGTACGAGCAGGAAATGCAGAAGCGCAACGCCGCGTCCCAGGCCCTGGAAGACACCAAGTCGGACATCGGCTGGGGTCACCAGATCCGTTCGTACGTGCTCGATGCGTCGCGGATCAAGGATTTGCGCACCAACATCGAACGCAGTGACTGCGACAAGGTGCTCGACGGCGACATCGACGAATACCTGGAAGCCAGCCTGAAATCGGGGCTGTAAGCTTTCAACCGACCTCAAGTCCCCCGTCGCCGGCGGGGGCAACGAACCTGTGATGGAAAATTTAAAGACATGAGCGACCAACAACTCGACCAGGCCCTGCAACAGGAAGAAAACTCCCTGATCGCTCTGCGCAAGGAAAAGCTTGCTGCCGAGCGCGCCAAGGGCAACGCCTTCCCGAACGACTTCCGCCGCGACAACTACTGCGATGCGTTGCAGAAACAGTACGCGGACAAGACCAAGGAAGAGCTGGCAGAGGCTGCGATCCCGGTCAAGGTTGCAGGTCGCATCATGCTCAACCGTGGCTCGTTCATGGTGATCCAGGACATGACCGGTCGCATCCAGGTCTACGTCAACCGCAAGACCCTGTCCGAAGAAACCCTGGCCGCGGTGAAAACCTGGGACATGGGCGACATCATCGCCGCCGAAGGCACCCTGGCCCGCTCCGGCAAGGGTGATCTGTACGTCGAGATGACCAGCGTGCGCCTGCTGACCAAATCCCTGCGCCCGCTGCCGGACAAGCACCACGGCCTGACCGACACCGAACAGCGCTACCGTCAGCGCTACGTTGACCTGATCGTCAACGAAGACGTGCGCCAGACCTTCCGCGTCCGTTCGCAAGTGATCGCACACATCCGCAGCTTCCTGATGAAGCGCGACTTCCTCGAAGTCGAAACGCCGATGCTGCAGACCATTCCTGGCGGCGCCGCGGCCAAGCCGTTCGAAACCCACCACAACGCGCTGGACATGGAAATGTTCCTGCGTATCGCGCCGGAGCTGTACCTCAAGCGCCTGGTGGTTGGCGGCTTCGAAAAAGTGTTCGAGATCAACCGCAACTTCCGTAACGAAGGCGTTTCGACTCGTCACAACCCAGAATTCACCATGTTGGAGTTCTACCAGGCTTACGCCGACTACGAAGACAACATGGACCTGACCGAAGAACTGTTCCGCGAGCTGGCGCAGTTGGTTCTGGGCAGCACTGACGTGCCGTACGGCGACAAGGTGTTCCACTTCGGCGAGCCGTTCGTGCGTCTGTCGGTGTTCGACTCGATCCTCAAGTACAACCCCGAGCTGACTGCCGATGACCTGAATGACATCGACAAGGCGCGCGCTATCGCCAAGAAGGCCGGCGCCAAGGTGCTGGGCTTCGAAGGTCTGGGCAAGCTGCAGGTGATGATTTTCGAAGAGCTGGTCGAGCACAAGCTGGAGCAGCCGCACTTCATCACCCAGTATCCGTTCGAAGTGTCGCCGCTGGCCCGTCGCAACGACGACAACCCGAACGTCACCGACCGCTTCGAGCTGTTCATCGGCGGCCGTGAAATCGCCAACGCCTACTCCGAGCTGAACGACGCGGAAGACCAGGCCGAGCGCTTCATGGCCCAGGTGGCCGACAAGGACGCCGGCGACGACGAAGCCATGCACTACGACGCCGACTTCGTTCGTGCGCTGGAGTACGGCATGCCGCCGACGGCCGGCGAAGGTATCGGCATCGACCGTCTGGTGATGCTGCTGACCAACTCCCCGTCGATCCGCGACGTGATCCTGTTCCCGCACATGCGGCCACAAGCGTAAGTGTTTCAATAAAAAAGCCGCCTGAAATGGGCGGCTTTTTATTGCCTGTCTGGTACAAACGTATCAAATGGTTAATTTTGAAGAAAACAACAGAGGTATGCCTGTCGTGATCGGTGCAATGGCTCAAGAGGGTGCAGCGGGAATCGCCACTGCGGTCGCTGAAAGTGTTCAGTACCAGGGCCGCAAGGCCAGCCGGCAGGGCAGTGAACAGCGTCGACAGGACATTCTCGATGCGGCGATGCGCATTGTCGTGCGCGATGGCGTGCGGGCCGTGCGTCACCGTGCGGTGGCGGCCGAGGCCGGTGTGCCGCTGTCGGCCACCACGTATTACTTCAAGGACATCGATGACCTGCTCACCGATACCTTTGCCCAGTACGTCGAACGCAGCGCGGCCTACATGGCCAAGCTGTGGATCAACAACGAAGGCCTGCTGCGCGAAATGGTGGTCAGCGGCGACGGCAGCCCGGAGTCGCGTTCGCAACTGGCCGACGATATCGCGCGGTTGATGGCCGACTACGTGCACCGGCAACTGGTGAATCGTCGCGAGCATTTGATGGCCGAACAGGCGTTCCGTCAGGAGGCGCTGCTCAACCCGCGTCTGGCGGAATTGGTGCGTTCCCATCAGCAGATTCTGTTGCAGGGCACCTGCCAGTTGTTCCAGGTATTGGGCTCACGCGAGCCACAGCAGGATGCCAAGGTGTTGACGGCGATTATCGGACGGATGGAATATCAGGGCCTGCTCAACGACGCCGAGCCTTTGGCCGAAGAGGACATGCTCGGCATTCTGACGCGCTATATGCACCTGGTACTCGCGTCGGTGTAATTCTCGACCCTGATCGTTCCCACGCTCTGCGTGGGAACGCCGCCATGGACGCTCCGCGTCCAATGTGACGCAGAGCGTCACTGTATGCATTCCCACGCGGAGCGCAGGAACGATCAGAAGAAACGGGTGTTCAAGGGAGTGTCGAATGAAAGCCTGGCGTGGCGTGCTGATCGCCTTGTCGTTCCTGCTGCTCAGCGGATGTCTGGTGACCTTCCGCGAGCCGCTGCCCGCCAGTGAACCGGCACCCAAGGGCCTGCTCGGCCGATGGTCGAGCACCAATGCCTGGGGCGAGCCGATGAATCTGGAGCTGTCGCGCCTGGGCAACGACCGCTATCAAGCGGTTGCGTATTTCAAAGCCAAACCCCGGGAGCGTGAAGCCTATCCGTTTACGGTGTCGCGTCACGGCAACCGCTGGTACCTCTCGGCGAAGGTGCCGGCGCAATACGGCGGGCACTTCACCATCGCCGGCTTCGAGATCACCGACAAACGTGAACTGGTGATTTACAACCTCGACCTCGAACAGATCAACCAGGCCATCGCCCAGAAGACCCTCGACGGCCAAGGCTTCCAGACCGATGACGGCGAGGGTGTGCAGGTCGACAGCCCGCTTGAAAAGGTCTTTGCTTACCTCGACGACCCGGCCAATTCCGACGTTTTCGTCGAAGCGGCGCGCTATCAGCATCAGGCCAAGGCCAAATAATTCAGTTCGTCACGTTTTCTACAGGAGTTTCGGGTGGACGATTACCAGCAGACGATACGCATTCTGTCCGATCGCATAGTGCTGGCACAGACGCCGATCCGCGTGCTCGACGCGGTCAAGTGGGACGAGAATATCCGCAAGGGCTTCCTCAAGGCCAAGGGCAAGGAATTGCCGGCGGTGGATCGCGATTACTACCTCAACCGGCCGCTGTCCTTCGATTCGAGCAAGGTCAAGCTGGAATTCCAGAACATCGAACGGGACATCACCCGTCAACTCGGCCAGTTCAATCCGGTCGGCCAGATCATGCGTCGCATGTGCAAGGAATACCGGATGGTGGTGCGCATGCTCGAAGCGCGCGGCACCGAGGATTTCGGCCTGATTTCCCAGGAACTGTACGGCGCCGCGTCCGACGCGTTCCATGCCGGTGACCCGACCCTGGCCGACCTCGGCCTGATGATGTCGGATTACCTGAACAACATCGACGGCCGTGGCGATCTGAAGGACGAACCGAAGACCCTTACCGCCAAGGACGCCGTTCACCTGTTGCAAACCCGCCTGAACAAAGTGTTCGGCGAGGCCGAGGAAACCATCCGCGTGTTTGAGTCCGACGGTATCGTCGCCGACGCGGCGGCGGGTGCCGACTACATCAAGATTCGCACCGATGCGATGTTCAACGACCGCGACGTGCGCGCGCTGGAAGTCCACGAAGGCCTGGTGCACGTCGGCACCACCCTCAACGGTCTGAACCAGCCGATCTGCACCTTTCTGTCCAAGGGCCCGCCCTCGTCGACGGTGACCCAGGAAGGCCTGGCGATCCTGATGGAAATCATCACCTTCGCCTCCTACCCCAGCCGCCTGCGCAAACTGACCAACCGCACCCGCGCCATTCACATGGTCGAGGAGGGCGCGGACTTTCTGCAGATCTTCGAGTTCTTCCGCGAGCAGGGCTTCGAGATGGCGGAAAGCTACGGCAACGCCAGTCGCGTTTTCCGTGGATCGACGCCGACCGGTCTGCCATTCACCAAAGACTTGTCCTACCTCAAGGGCTTCATCATGGTTTACAACTACATTCAGTTGGCCGTGCGCAAGGGCAAGCTCGAGCAGATCCCGCTGTTGTTCTGCGGCAAGACTACGCTGGAGGACATGCGAACCTTGCGTCAGCTGGTGGACGAAGGCCTGGTGGTGCCGCCCAAGTACCTGCCGGACCAGTTCCGTGACATGAACGCGCTGTCGGCGTGGATGTGCTTCTCCAACTTCCTCAATCACTTGAGCCTGGACCGGATCGAGGCGGATTACTCCAACATCCTGTAACCACAACGATTGATCGTTCCCACGTTGATCGTTCCCACGCTCTGCGTGGGAATGCATCCCGTGACGCTCTGCGTCACAGTGGACGCGGAGCGTCCATGGCGGCATTCCCACGCGGACGGTTCGACGCCTCGACGTGGGAACGATCTAATTCCAACTCGAAATTTTGCGAGGTTTCACCGGATGAGAATCCTCGGCATCCTTTGCCTGCTCCTGACCCTCGGCGGTTGCAGCTCCTTGCTGTTCTATCCCGAGCCGGGTCAGATCTTCACGCCGGAAAAGGCCAAACTCGAATACCGCACCGTCACCCTGACCACCGCCGACGGCCTCAAACTGAACGCCTGGTGGCTGCCGGCCAAACCGGGTGTCGAGGTCAAGGGCACAGTGCTGCACCTGCATGGCAACGGCGGCAACCTGCCGATGCACCTGGGCGGGAGCTGGTGGTTGCCGAAGAACGGCTATCAAGTGCTGCTGGTGGACTATCGTGGTTACGGCCTGTCCGAGGGCGAACCAAGTCTGCCGGCGATCTATCAGGACATCGATGCCGCCTTCGCCTGGCTGGACAAGGCGCCTGAGGTCAAAGGCAAGCCGCTGGTGCTGCTGGGCCAGAGTCTCGGCGGGGCGATGGCCGTGCACTGGCTGGTGCAACATCCGCAAAGACAGAAGCAGCTCAAGGCCCTGGTGCTCGACGGCGTGCCCGCCAGTTACCGCAGCGTCGGCCAATACGCCCTCAGCACCTCGTGGCTGACGTGGCCGTTTCAGGTGCCGTTGTCGTGGCTGGTGCCGGATGGCGACAGTGCGATCAACGCCATGCCGCAGCTCAACGGCGTGCCGAAACTGATCTTCCACAGCCTCGACGATCCGCTGGTGCCGCTTTCCAACGGCATCCGTCTGTATCAAGCTGCGCCGCCACCACGTGTGCTGCAACTGACTCGGGGCGGGCATGTGCAGACCTTCGGCGATCCGGTCTGGCGTCAGGTGATGCTGCGTTACCTCGACGATCCCGAACACTTCAACGGCCTGCGCCGCCTCGGCGAGATCCCGAATTATCCAACACCCCCGAATTCTGAAGACGAACCACCAGAGAGTCCGCAATGAGTGAAGAACGCAACGCCATCCCGCTGATCATCACCGGTATCTGCAGCATCCTCGGCACCGTCGGCGCCCTGTGGTACTACGGCTACCTGCACTTCGCCAAACCCGAGGATGCGTTGCTGCTCAACGAATTCACCATGCTCAAGACCGTTCCCGGCGAAGACTACAAGGTCTCGCTGACGCCGGCGCCGCAAGTGGCGCAATGCATCGATGGCGTGCTGGTGCTGTTCGATACCGAGCAGAAAGGCCTGACCGGGGTGCTGGTCAACAGTCAGAAAAAGGCTGTGCGCTGCATGGGCCAAGAGACGCCGCAGAAGCTTGAGCAATAATTCAGTTCCATGTGGGAGCGAGCTTGCTCGCGATCGCGGTGGATCAGTCAAATAATTGCTGACTGAAAGGACGCTATCGCGAGCAAGCTCGCTCCCACAGAGTTCCAGTCAAACAAAAGCCCCGCCTGATCAAATCAGGCGGGGCTTTTTTCGTTACCGCGTAACGCTTAGTTCGAGCTGACAGCCGAACGTGGCATCACTGGTTGGTTGTCGTTGGAAATGGTCACTTCCACCCGACGGTTCATGGCACGGCCCGACACGCTGCCGTTATCCGCAACCGGGTATTCCTTGCCATAGCCCTGCACTACGATGCGCGAAGGGTCTACACCCATCTTGATCAGCGCAACCTGCACCGAGGTCGCGCGACGCTCGGACAGCGACTGGTTGTAGCTCGCCGAACCGGTGCTGTCGGTATAGCCTTCGACGATCACTTTGCGATCCGGGTTTTCCTGGAGGAACTGCGCCAGTTTGTTGATGTTCACCAGACCGCTGGATTTCAGG includes these proteins:
- a CDS encoding TetR/AcrR family transcriptional regulator yields the protein MAQEGAAGIATAVAESVQYQGRKASRQGSEQRRQDILDAAMRIVVRDGVRAVRHRAVAAEAGVPLSATTYYFKDIDDLLTDTFAQYVERSAAYMAKLWINNEGLLREMVVSGDGSPESRSQLADDIARLMADYVHRQLVNRREHLMAEQAFRQEALLNPRLAELVRSHQQILLQGTCQLFQVLGSREPQQDAKVLTAIIGRMEYQGLLNDAEPLAEEDMLGILTRYMHLVLASV
- the lysS gene encoding lysine--tRNA ligase codes for the protein MSDQQLDQALQQEENSLIALRKEKLAAERAKGNAFPNDFRRDNYCDALQKQYADKTKEELAEAAIPVKVAGRIMLNRGSFMVIQDMTGRIQVYVNRKTLSEETLAAVKTWDMGDIIAAEGTLARSGKGDLYVEMTSVRLLTKSLRPLPDKHHGLTDTEQRYRQRYVDLIVNEDVRQTFRVRSQVIAHIRSFLMKRDFLEVETPMLQTIPGGAAAKPFETHHNALDMEMFLRIAPELYLKRLVVGGFEKVFEINRNFRNEGVSTRHNPEFTMLEFYQAYADYEDNMDLTEELFRELAQLVLGSTDVPYGDKVFHFGEPFVRLSVFDSILKYNPELTADDLNDIDKARAIAKKAGAKVLGFEGLGKLQVMIFEELVEHKLEQPHFITQYPFEVSPLARRNDDNPNVTDRFELFIGGREIANAYSELNDAEDQAERFMAQVADKDAGDDEAMHYDADFVRALEYGMPPTAGEGIGIDRLVMLLTNSPSIRDVILFPHMRPQA
- the prfB gene encoding peptide chain release factor 2 (programmed frameshift): MEINPILNTIKDLSERSETIRGYLDYDQKHERLIEVNRELEDPAVWNKPEYAQELGRERAALAQIVDTLDELNGGLADCRELLDMAVEENDEGAVNDVVEVLQGLEESLSKLEFRRMFSHEMDPNNAYLDIQAGSGGTEAQDWANILLRMYLRWADKRGFDATIMELSAGEVAGIKGATVHIKGEYAFGWLRTEIGVHRLVRKSPFDSGNRRHTSFSAVFVSPEIDDKVEIEINPADLRIDTYRSSGAGGQHVNTTDSAVRITHVPTNTVVSCQNERSQHANKDTAMKMLRAKLYEQEMQKRNAASQALEDTKSDIGWGHQIRSYVLDASRIKDLRTNIERSDCDKVLDGDIDEYLEASLKSGL
- a CDS encoding hybrid sensor histidine kinase/response regulator, with the translated sequence MTPEQMRDASLLELFSLEAEAQTQVLSAGLLALERNPTQADQLESCMRAAHSLKGAARIVGIDSGVSVAHVMEDCLVSAQEGRLFLRPEHIDALLQGTDLLMRIATPASGPQPADIEAYVALMGCLLDPAAPAVVPAAPSAPPMAELQLQPPTVVESTPVEIPVEVAEPEPAPRKSKRTTEGGERVLRVTAERLNSLLDLSSKSLVETQRLKPHLATMQRLKRMQNNGLRALESLNVHLKEHALSLEAQEALEDARRLLAESQQLLAEKNAELDEFAWQASQRAQVLYDTALACRMRPFADVLSGQVRMVRDLGRSLGKQVRLEIEGEKTQVDRDVLEKLEAPLTHLLRNAVDHGIETPEERLLKGKSEEGLIRLRASHQAGLLVLELSDDGNGVDLEKVRRSIVERQLSPAETAAQLSEEELLTFLFLPGFSLRDKVTEVSGRGVGLDAVQHMVRQLRGAVVLEQTAGEGSRFYLEVPLTLSVVRSLVVEVGDEAYAFPLAHIERMCDLAPEDIVQVEGRQHFWHEGRHVGLVAASQLLQRPASQNSGDTLKVVVIRERDAIYGVAVERFIGERTLVVLPLDERLGKVQDISAGALLDDGSVVLIVDVEDMLRSVDKLLNTGRLERIARHGNQAAEAARKRILVVDDSLTVRELQRKLLLNRGYDVAVAVDGMDGWNALRSEDFDLLITDIDMPRMDGIELVSLLRRDNRLQSLPVMVVSYKDREEDRRRGLDAGADYYLAKASFHDDALLDAVVELIGGARA
- a CDS encoding chemotaxis response regulator protein-glutamate methylesterase produces the protein MKIAIVNDMPLAVEALRRALAFEPAHQVMWVASNGAEAVRLCAENTPDLILMDLIMPVMDGVEATRRIMAESPCAIVIVTVDRQQNVHRVFEAMGHGALDVVDTPAIGGGNPQEAAAPLLRKILNIGWLIGEKTARSRPVPAAPRSTASRQRLVAIGSSAGGPAALEVLLKGLPRHFSAAIVLVQHVDQVFAAGMAEWLASASGLDVRLAREGEPPQAGAVLLAGTNHHIRLLKNGTLAYTAEPVNEIYRPSIDVFFESVASYWNGDAVGVLLTGMGRDGAQGLKLMRQQGYLTIAQDQQSSAVYGMPKAAAAIDAAVEIRPLEKIAPRLLEIFPK
- a CDS encoding response regulator encodes the protein MNDLQIDDIKTDENAAMVLLVDDQAMIGEAVRRGLSNEENIDFHFCSDPHLAVAHAVRIKPTVILQDLVMPGLDGLSLVREYRNHPATKDIPIIVLSTKEDPLIKSAAFSAGANDYLVKLPDNIELVARIRYHSRSYMTLLQRDAAYRALRVSQQQLLDTNLVLQRLMNSDGLTGLSNRRHFDEYLELEWRRSLRDQSQLSLLMIDVDYFKSYNDTFGHVEGDEALRKVATAIREASARPSDLPARYGGEEFALVLPNTSPGGARLVAEKLRQTVAALKIPHNAPAEGSSLTISIGLATMVPESGSDCRLLISAADRGLYLAKNNGRNQVGIE
- a CDS encoding alpha/beta hydrolase; translation: MRILGILCLLLTLGGCSSLLFYPEPGQIFTPEKAKLEYRTVTLTTADGLKLNAWWLPAKPGVEVKGTVLHLHGNGGNLPMHLGGSWWLPKNGYQVLLVDYRGYGLSEGEPSLPAIYQDIDAAFAWLDKAPEVKGKPLVLLGQSLGGAMAVHWLVQHPQRQKQLKALVLDGVPASYRSVGQYALSTSWLTWPFQVPLSWLVPDGDSAINAMPQLNGVPKLIFHSLDDPLVPLSNGIRLYQAAPPPRVLQLTRGGHVQTFGDPVWRQVMLRYLDDPEHFNGLRRLGEIPNYPTPPNSEDEPPESPQ
- a CDS encoding flavohemoglobin expression-modulating QEGLA motif protein; translation: MDDYQQTIRILSDRIVLAQTPIRVLDAVKWDENIRKGFLKAKGKELPAVDRDYYLNRPLSFDSSKVKLEFQNIERDITRQLGQFNPVGQIMRRMCKEYRMVVRMLEARGTEDFGLISQELYGAASDAFHAGDPTLADLGLMMSDYLNNIDGRGDLKDEPKTLTAKDAVHLLQTRLNKVFGEAEETIRVFESDGIVADAAAGADYIKIRTDAMFNDRDVRALEVHEGLVHVGTTLNGLNQPICTFLSKGPPSSTVTQEGLAILMEIITFASYPSRLRKLTNRTRAIHMVEEGADFLQIFEFFREQGFEMAESYGNASRVFRGSTPTGLPFTKDLSYLKGFIMVYNYIQLAVRKGKLEQIPLLFCGKTTLEDMRTLRQLVDEGLVVPPKYLPDQFRDMNALSAWMCFSNFLNHLSLDRIEADYSNIL